The Streptomyces aurantiacus genome includes a region encoding these proteins:
- the truA gene encoding tRNA pseudouridine(38-40) synthase TruA, producing the protein MSDEVEPGFVRVRLDLSYDGKEFSGWAKQAAGRRTVQGEIEDALRTVTRSGDTTYELTVAGRTDAGVHARGQVAHVDLPEELWGEHREKLLKRLAGRLPKDVRVWALAEAPSGFNARFSAIWRRYAYRVTDNQGGVDPLLRGHVLWHDWPLDVDAMNEAAKRLLGEHDFAAYCKKREGATTIRTLQELRLERGSDGIVTATVRADAFCHNMVRSLIGALLFVGDGHRGPNWPGEVLAAGVRDSAVHVVRPHGLTLEEVGYPADELLAARNKEARNRRSLPGAGCC; encoded by the coding sequence GTGAGTGACGAAGTGGAGCCCGGGTTCGTACGGGTACGGCTGGACCTTTCCTACGACGGGAAGGAGTTCTCCGGGTGGGCCAAGCAGGCCGCGGGACGGCGGACCGTGCAGGGCGAGATCGAGGACGCCCTGCGGACCGTGACGCGGTCGGGGGACACCACGTACGAGCTGACCGTGGCCGGGCGGACCGACGCCGGGGTGCACGCCCGGGGCCAGGTCGCTCATGTCGACCTGCCCGAGGAGCTGTGGGGCGAGCACCGGGAGAAGCTGCTGAAGCGGCTGGCCGGGCGGTTGCCGAAGGACGTGCGGGTGTGGGCGCTCGCGGAGGCGCCGAGCGGCTTCAACGCGCGGTTCTCGGCGATCTGGCGGCGGTACGCCTACCGCGTCACCGACAACCAGGGCGGGGTCGACCCCCTGCTGCGCGGTCACGTGCTGTGGCACGACTGGCCGCTCGACGTCGACGCCATGAACGAGGCCGCGAAGAGGCTCCTCGGGGAGCACGACTTCGCCGCCTACTGCAAGAAGCGCGAGGGCGCCACGACCATCCGTACGCTCCAGGAGCTGCGGCTGGAGCGGGGGAGTGACGGGATCGTCACCGCCACCGTGCGGGCCGACGCCTTCTGCCACAACATGGTGCGGTCGCTGATCGGGGCGCTGCTGTTCGTGGGGGACGGGCACCGGGGGCCCAACTGGCCCGGAGAGGTGCTCGCCGCCGGGGTCCGGGACTCCGCCGTGCACGTCGTGCGACCGCACGGGCTGACCCTCGAAGAGGTCGGGTATCCGGCCGACGAGCTGCTCGCCGCCCGCAACAAGGAGGCCCGGAACCGGCGCTCGCTGCCCGGTGCCGGCTGCTGCTGA
- a CDS encoding glycosyltransferase family 2 protein encodes MSAVGTARVPQNRKRKKTPQSHGLLPTPPDDVEKYSYSRRYLWVLTFGSLISFACLAMSQFLFTASSPWFWLTLPLLAFIIADYLISLYLDGLSKDFDIKGHKRLVRKWQPAVYPSVDIFLPVCGEPLEVLHNTWVHVNRLASSYQGVVNTYVLDDAAEDEVGAMATDFGFQYVVRPNRGWFKKAGNLNHAFEKTDGDHILILDADFAPRADLLDELLPHMDDDEKVAIVQSPQFFRIVDRQNWIERGAGAVQEQFYRSVQTSREDKDGSICVGSCAIYRRAALEQTNGITLIEHSEDMYTGFDLRALGWKLRYVPVALSAGVCPDTAGAFHNQQYRWCMGSLELLTSKRFWEMDLKFKTRLCYVSGFLYYLQTALATFIAPVIPLALMILRPDLLRAEAAMWVLPSIAYVTLVLPLWHRAPYRLEAWAVRIMYGWSHVFAVWDVLRGRPMGWKPTGSAGAKKNGMRRYWNCMIFWTGGTAVVWIVVAAWRMLTLYPPDFALMLSAGLFYAMVVGRVLVQPRAQEVQEATA; translated from the coding sequence ATGAGTGCAGTGGGGACTGCTCGTGTTCCGCAGAACAGGAAACGCAAGAAAACGCCGCAGAGTCATGGGCTGCTGCCGACGCCGCCGGACGACGTGGAGAAGTACTCGTACAGCCGTCGGTATCTGTGGGTGCTGACGTTCGGTTCGCTGATCAGCTTCGCGTGTCTGGCGATGAGCCAGTTCCTGTTCACGGCGTCGAGCCCGTGGTTCTGGCTGACGCTGCCGTTGCTGGCGTTCATCATCGCGGACTACCTGATCTCGTTGTACCTCGACGGGCTCAGCAAGGACTTCGACATCAAGGGCCACAAGCGCCTCGTGCGCAAGTGGCAGCCCGCGGTGTACCCGAGCGTGGACATCTTCCTGCCGGTGTGCGGTGAGCCCCTGGAGGTCCTGCACAACACCTGGGTCCATGTGAACCGGCTCGCCAGCAGCTACCAGGGCGTCGTCAACACGTACGTCCTGGACGACGCGGCCGAGGACGAGGTCGGGGCCATGGCCACCGACTTCGGGTTCCAGTACGTGGTGCGGCCCAACCGCGGCTGGTTCAAGAAGGCCGGCAACCTCAATCACGCCTTCGAGAAGACCGACGGCGACCACATCCTCATCCTCGACGCCGACTTCGCGCCGCGTGCCGACCTGCTGGACGAACTGCTGCCGCACATGGACGACGACGAGAAGGTCGCCATCGTGCAGTCGCCGCAGTTCTTCCGCATCGTCGACCGGCAGAACTGGATCGAGCGCGGCGCGGGCGCCGTGCAGGAGCAGTTCTACCGGTCCGTGCAGACCTCCCGTGAGGACAAGGACGGGTCGATCTGCGTCGGCTCGTGTGCGATCTACCGGCGCGCGGCCCTGGAGCAGACCAACGGCATCACGCTGATCGAGCACTCCGAGGACATGTACACCGGCTTCGACCTGCGGGCCCTCGGCTGGAAGCTGCGCTACGTGCCCGTCGCGCTGTCCGCCGGAGTGTGCCCGGACACGGCCGGTGCCTTCCACAACCAGCAGTACCGCTGGTGCATGGGCTCGCTGGAGCTCCTCACCAGCAAGCGTTTCTGGGAGATGGACCTCAAGTTCAAGACCCGGCTCTGCTACGTGTCGGGGTTCCTGTACTACCTCCAGACCGCGCTCGCCACGTTCATCGCGCCGGTCATCCCGCTCGCCCTGATGATCCTGCGCCCCGACCTGCTGCGTGCCGAGGCCGCCATGTGGGTGCTGCCGAGCATCGCGTACGTGACGCTGGTGCTGCCGCTGTGGCACCGGGCGCCGTACCGGCTGGAGGCCTGGGCCGTGCGGATCATGTACGGCTGGTCGCACGTCTTCGCCGTCTGGGACGTGCTGCGGGGCCGTCCGATGGGCTGGAAGCCCACGGGCTCGGCGGGCGCCAAGAAGAACGGCATGCGCCGCTACTGGAACTGCATGATCTTCTGGACCGGCGGCACGGCCGTGGTCTGGATCGTCGTCGCCGCCTGGCGCATGCTCACCCTCTATCCGCCGGACTTCGCGCTGATGCTGTCCGCCGGCCTCTTCTACGCGATGGTCGTCGGCCGCGTTCTCGTGCAGCCGCGTGCCCAGGAAGTGCAGGAAGCGACCGCATGA
- a CDS encoding glycoside hydrolase family 26 protein: MSFSVRRVRASRPVRALVATLLAGALLAGCSTFSEEGRDQYERGQGEQPGPEGTGEASESAKPEPPYDVRPLLEPKKKYLGVAADGAPAKMKAVQDFAKRAGKKPNLMEFYSAWGDQYEQELVTNSWDYGAVAFIAWEPFETSMKDIASGKEDAYIREYAKSVKELNLPVAISFAHEMNGFWYPWGTKKTSAADFTAAYKHIHDLFDDEGATQVIWVWSPNVTHPMPKVKLKPYWPGDDYVDWVGVIGYYAATGPNTYQSLYGPTMTQIRGFTKKPFIIAETAAQAGERKPADIKSLFAGTAERDDVIGFVWFNFDKETDWRINSGPLSEKTFKQEAANPRFGFDVTKP, from the coding sequence ATGAGTTTCTCCGTACGCCGAGTGCGGGCATCACGGCCCGTGCGGGCGCTCGTCGCCACGCTCCTCGCCGGTGCGCTGCTGGCCGGGTGCAGCACGTTCTCCGAGGAGGGCCGCGACCAGTACGAGCGCGGCCAGGGCGAGCAGCCGGGTCCCGAGGGCACCGGTGAGGCCAGTGAGTCCGCGAAGCCGGAGCCGCCGTACGACGTGCGGCCGCTGCTGGAGCCGAAGAAGAAGTACCTCGGGGTGGCCGCCGACGGCGCTCCCGCCAAGATGAAGGCCGTCCAGGACTTCGCGAAGCGGGCCGGCAAGAAGCCCAACCTGATGGAGTTCTACTCCGCGTGGGGCGACCAGTACGAGCAGGAGCTCGTGACGAACTCGTGGGACTACGGCGCTGTCGCGTTCATCGCCTGGGAGCCCTTCGAGACGAGCATGAAGGACATCGCCTCCGGCAAGGAGGACGCGTACATCCGTGAGTACGCGAAGTCCGTCAAGGAGCTGAACCTGCCGGTCGCGATCAGCTTCGCGCACGAGATGAACGGCTTCTGGTACCCGTGGGGCACCAAGAAGACGAGCGCGGCCGACTTCACCGCCGCGTACAAGCACATCCACGACCTCTTCGACGACGAGGGCGCCACCCAGGTCATCTGGGTGTGGAGCCCGAACGTCACCCACCCGATGCCGAAGGTGAAGCTCAAGCCGTACTGGCCGGGCGACGACTACGTCGACTGGGTCGGTGTCATCGGCTACTACGCGGCCACCGGGCCCAACACCTACCAGTCGCTGTACGGGCCGACGATGACCCAGATCCGCGGCTTCACGAAGAAACCGTTCATCATCGCGGAGACGGCCGCGCAGGCCGGTGAGCGCAAGCCCGCCGACATCAAGTCCCTCTTCGCGGGGACGGCCGAGCGCGACGACGTCATCGGGTTCGTCTGGTTCAACTTCGACAAGGAGACGGACTGGCGCATCAACAGCGGCCCGCTCTCCGAGAAGACCTTCAAGCAGGAGGCCGCGAACCCGCGCTTCGGATTCGATGTGACGAAGCCATGA
- a CDS encoding ArnT family glycosyltransferase → MTDRRTPTWADDSELYDEYGYGQQQGQQQHQHQQHQNPQNHQQYDNGGNGYPQQNGQHQQYGQGQQQYGHGVDQQRYQQQESLRQYAQQAQAQSPSRAQSAYPPQQEQAYQPGYFTETGSWRFDVHGRTTSYPDQQTYDTYAPFDPYASHTAVEPEPVAAPVAPEPEKPGYTLPPVQESAWAVDGGRSKLLGRWVLLCVLFIQTGLSLRLRGTAFQDEALYIAAGHYEVGNILHGTPVPGDFEGYFSGYPKLYPVLAAMADSVGGLAGVRIVSLFFMLGATALLYATTRRMFNVRAALGAAALFSVIQSTVFLGNFATFDAAAIFLLALAFWIIVRTGRSHILAVVLAAPPAFLAFGTKYAAGLYLPTLVVLAVLTAYRHRGMLALVRGAVLGGAMALMLGVAYVFAGSLGGISQTTTDRAKGADTAMTILQHSSEWGGLMFLAALGGSIAYVLRPNMGEMPWVDQKGPGRFRRISLGVVLTGTALLAPAYQIHLQTEISLFKHVGFGLLFAGPMAGLGMSRLVGPHFRHPQLGIILYVLTLVFGMVQSQQAYSFPDSKEMTAILRTMVDRKGSYLAEEHEVPAYYLRDKTDYDQWQSTFGMDYKDKKGKQYSGPDAYRAAVKDAKFDIIVLRGTVTPEVDQAVTDALRGNSHYRLAAVSRFTTSKGDGAFRIWVKR, encoded by the coding sequence ATGACCGACCGACGCACGCCCACGTGGGCGGACGACTCCGAGCTGTACGACGAATACGGATACGGGCAGCAACAGGGTCAGCAGCAGCACCAGCATCAGCAGCACCAGAACCCCCAGAACCACCAGCAGTACGACAACGGTGGCAACGGGTACCCGCAGCAGAACGGGCAGCACCAGCAGTACGGCCAGGGACAGCAGCAGTACGGCCACGGCGTGGACCAGCAGCGGTACCAGCAGCAGGAGAGCCTGCGGCAGTACGCACAGCAGGCCCAGGCCCAGTCCCCGTCCCGGGCGCAGTCGGCCTACCCTCCGCAGCAGGAGCAGGCCTACCAGCCCGGCTACTTCACCGAGACCGGCAGCTGGCGTTTCGACGTCCACGGCCGGACGACCTCGTATCCCGACCAGCAGACCTACGACACGTACGCGCCCTTCGACCCGTATGCCTCGCACACCGCGGTCGAGCCCGAGCCGGTCGCCGCGCCCGTTGCGCCGGAGCCGGAGAAGCCGGGTTACACGCTGCCGCCTGTGCAGGAGTCGGCGTGGGCGGTGGACGGCGGGCGCAGCAAGCTGCTGGGACGCTGGGTGCTGCTCTGTGTGCTGTTCATCCAGACGGGGCTCTCGCTGCGGCTGCGCGGCACCGCGTTCCAGGACGAGGCGCTCTACATCGCGGCCGGCCACTACGAGGTCGGCAACATCCTGCACGGCACGCCCGTGCCGGGTGACTTCGAGGGCTACTTCTCGGGTTACCCGAAGCTGTACCCGGTGCTCGCGGCCATGGCCGACAGCGTGGGCGGGCTCGCCGGAGTGCGCATCGTCAGCCTCTTCTTCATGCTCGGCGCGACCGCGCTGCTGTACGCGACGACCCGCCGGATGTTCAACGTCCGGGCGGCGCTCGGCGCGGCGGCCCTCTTCTCCGTCATCCAGTCGACGGTGTTCCTCGGCAACTTCGCCACCTTCGACGCCGCGGCGATCTTCCTGCTGGCCCTGGCCTTCTGGATCATCGTACGGACCGGCCGGTCGCACATCCTGGCGGTCGTGCTCGCGGCGCCCCCGGCGTTCCTGGCCTTCGGTACGAAGTACGCGGCGGGCCTGTACCTGCCGACCCTGGTGGTCCTCGCGGTGCTGACCGCCTACCGCCACCGCGGGATGCTGGCGCTGGTCCGCGGTGCGGTGCTCGGCGGGGCGATGGCCCTCATGCTGGGCGTCGCCTACGTCTTCGCCGGGTCGCTCGGCGGTATCAGCCAGACCACCACCGACCGTGCCAAGGGCGCCGACACGGCGATGACGATCCTGCAGCACAGCTCCGAGTGGGGCGGGCTGATGTTCCTCGCGGCGCTCGGGGGCTCCATCGCCTATGTGCTCCGCCCGAACATGGGCGAGATGCCGTGGGTCGACCAGAAGGGGCCCGGGAGGTTCCGGCGGATCTCGCTCGGAGTGGTACTGACCGGGACGGCGCTGCTGGCCCCGGCCTACCAGATCCACCTCCAGACGGAGATCTCGCTGTTCAAGCACGTGGGCTTCGGCCTGCTCTTCGCCGGACCGATGGCGGGTCTCGGCATGTCGCGGCTCGTCGGACCGCACTTCCGGCACCCGCAGCTCGGGATCATCCTGTACGTGCTGACGCTGGTGTTCGGCATGGTGCAGTCGCAGCAGGCGTACAGCTTCCCGGACTCCAAGGAGATGACGGCGATCCTGCGCACCATGGTCGACCGCAAGGGCAGCTATCTCGCCGAGGAGCACGAGGTTCCCGCGTACTACCTGCGGGACAAGACCGACTACGACCAGTGGCAGAGCACATTCGGCATGGACTACAAGGACAAGAAGGGCAAGCAGTACTCCGGCCCCGACGCCTACCGTGCCGCGGTCAAGGACGCGAAGTTCGACATCATCGTGCTGCGCGGGACGGTCACGCCCGAGGTCGACCAGGCCGTGACCGACGCGCTGCGCGGGAATTCCCACTACCGCCTGGCAGCCGTGTCGCGCTTCACCACGAGTAAGGGCGACGGCGCGTTCCGGATTTGGGTGAAGCGATGA
- a CDS encoding glycosyltransferase family 39 protein: MSVNASPPYGGGYPDAQGGQDPYAGQGAYPGQDTYTGQGGYGGNGQVPYAEPGHGTYADPGQGAYGGPGGYAAPGQYADPGAHAAPGQQEAHVAEPVTPDPVDPEPPADEPGDEEPEGPKGGRFATAVTFLLPTAVAFALILRGIGDRQLWRDEHATWWAASLSLHDLSLLIRSIDVVFTPYYVFMHAWVAVAGDSPTALRIPGAVAMAASAGLLALLGRRLFTTQAGILAGLAFAVVPITTRYGQEIRPYAFAVAAVLLSTLLLARALDKPSFKVWVAYTLSVPLIGWSHLASMAVLGAHLVMIVMARRAGDKIVGWAYAAAFTLGMCFVVPMAVSGSGQSGQIAWNNPGVDDLMDFPKNLFGTWAVAVPVMVLGAIGLFFAGRLALPLAVWIVLPPVATYVTAAQLHLFLPRYLLFTAPAWVLLAAVAVIRIAGPVTGAKAGRGAVARRGFGWVLVAVMVAGVAFQSLPGIRETRQNALGEPDFRGAAQIIEAGQKKGDGIVFSGVMTERRAMAYELRDDAGRPKDWLMYRTPQERGSFDAAECPHPAKCLAKADRLWLVSTTLDGKPFSGMPKTSATVIQKSFKVVKTKKLKYLQLVLLERTRAATDDTSVEKDDAAKRKVHT, encoded by the coding sequence ATGAGTGTCAATGCCTCTCCGCCGTACGGCGGCGGATATCCCGACGCCCAGGGGGGCCAGGACCCGTACGCGGGTCAGGGCGCCTACCCCGGGCAGGACACGTACACCGGCCAGGGCGGTTACGGCGGCAACGGTCAGGTCCCCTATGCCGAGCCCGGACACGGCACGTACGCCGATCCGGGGCAGGGCGCGTACGGCGGCCCCGGCGGGTACGCGGCTCCCGGGCAGTACGCCGACCCGGGTGCCCATGCCGCCCCCGGGCAGCAGGAAGCGCACGTGGCCGAGCCCGTCACGCCGGATCCGGTCGACCCGGAGCCGCCCGCGGACGAGCCCGGCGACGAGGAGCCCGAAGGCCCGAAGGGCGGACGGTTCGCCACTGCAGTGACCTTTCTCCTGCCCACGGCGGTCGCCTTCGCACTGATCCTGCGCGGCATCGGCGACCGCCAGCTGTGGCGGGACGAGCACGCCACCTGGTGGGCGGCCTCGCTGTCCCTGCACGACCTGAGCCTGCTGATCCGCTCGATCGACGTCGTGTTCACGCCGTACTACGTGTTCATGCACGCCTGGGTCGCCGTCGCCGGGGACTCCCCGACCGCGCTGCGCATCCCCGGCGCGGTGGCCATGGCGGCGTCCGCCGGCCTGCTCGCCCTGCTCGGGCGACGGCTGTTCACCACCCAGGCGGGGATCCTCGCGGGACTCGCCTTCGCCGTCGTGCCGATCACGACCCGGTACGGCCAGGAGATCCGGCCGTACGCCTTCGCCGTGGCGGCGGTCCTGCTGTCGACGCTGCTGCTCGCGAGGGCGCTGGACAAGCCGTCGTTCAAGGTGTGGGTCGCCTACACGCTGTCGGTGCCGCTGATCGGCTGGAGTCACCTGGCCTCGATGGCGGTGCTCGGCGCGCATCTGGTGATGATCGTGATGGCGCGGCGCGCGGGCGACAAGATCGTGGGCTGGGCCTACGCCGCGGCCTTCACCCTGGGCATGTGCTTCGTCGTCCCGATGGCCGTCTCGGGCTCGGGGCAGAGCGGGCAGATCGCCTGGAACAACCCCGGCGTCGACGACCTGATGGACTTCCCCAAGAACCTCTTCGGTACCTGGGCGGTGGCCGTGCCGGTCATGGTGCTCGGCGCGATCGGGCTGTTCTTCGCGGGCCGGCTGGCCCTGCCGCTGGCCGTGTGGATCGTGCTGCCGCCGGTGGCGACCTACGTCACGGCCGCGCAGCTGCACCTCTTCCTGCCGCGCTACCTGCTGTTCACGGCGCCCGCCTGGGTGCTGCTCGCGGCCGTCGCCGTGATCCGCATTGCAGGGCCCGTGACCGGGGCGAAGGCCGGGCGGGGGGCGGTCGCGAGGCGGGGCTTCGGCTGGGTGCTGGTGGCCGTCATGGTCGCCGGGGTCGCCTTCCAGTCGCTGCCGGGCATCCGGGAGACCCGCCAGAACGCGCTGGGCGAGCCGGACTTCCGGGGTGCCGCGCAGATCATCGAGGCCGGGCAGAAGAAGGGCGACGGCATCGTCTTCAGCGGTGTGATGACCGAGCGCCGGGCCATGGCCTACGAGCTGCGCGACGATGCGGGCCGCCCGAAGGACTGGCTGATGTACCGCACACCGCAGGAGCGGGGCTCGTTCGACGCGGCCGAGTGCCCGCACCCCGCCAAGTGCCTGGCCAAGGCCGACCGGCTGTGGCTCGTGTCGACGACGCTCGACGGGAAGCCGTTCAGCGGGATGCCGAAGACCTCGGCCACCGTGATCCAGAAGAGCTTCAAGGTCGTGAAGACCAAGAAGCTGAAATACCTCCAGCTCGTGCTCCTCGAAAGGACACGCGCCGCGACGGACGACACCTCTGTGGAGAAGGACGACGCCGCCAAGCGCAAGGTGCATACCTGA
- a CDS encoding polyprenol monophosphomannose synthase has product MTYDVGADVAVTVVMPTYNEAANLPRMAEAVLQLPLNGLHLKVVDDSSPDGTGQIAEDLAEKFNWDGRRRMSVLHRTEKDGLGRAYVAGMSAAVDEGAQYVVQMDADGSHPVEAVPRMLGTAVASGVGLVIGSRYVEGGQLDDDWGAHRVLLSRFANRYARTVLGTKIRDITAGFNLWSAQTLRDVDLHSLDSAGYSFQVELKYKAVRAGHSAVEIPIRFEERTEGVSKMTLRTQLESAMVPVKLRLKHK; this is encoded by the coding sequence ATGACGTACGACGTGGGGGCGGACGTGGCTGTCACCGTGGTGATGCCTACGTACAACGAAGCCGCCAATCTGCCGAGAATGGCCGAGGCTGTGCTTCAACTGCCGCTGAACGGGCTCCACTTGAAGGTAGTGGATGACTCCAGTCCGGATGGTACAGGACAGATCGCCGAGGATCTGGCGGAGAAGTTCAACTGGGACGGGCGGCGCCGGATGAGCGTGCTGCACCGCACCGAGAAGGACGGCCTCGGGCGCGCGTACGTCGCGGGCATGAGCGCCGCGGTGGACGAGGGCGCGCAGTACGTCGTGCAGATGGACGCCGATGGCAGCCACCCCGTGGAAGCGGTCCCACGGATGCTCGGCACGGCCGTGGCGTCGGGTGTCGGCCTGGTCATAGGCAGCCGGTACGTCGAGGGCGGCCAGCTCGACGACGACTGGGGCGCGCACCGCGTGCTGCTGTCCCGTTTCGCGAACCGCTACGCGCGTACCGTGCTCGGCACGAAGATCCGCGACATCACCGCGGGCTTCAACCTGTGGTCCGCGCAGACCCTGCGCGATGTCGACCTGCACTCCCTGGACAGCGCCGGTTACAGCTTCCAGGTCGAGCTCAAGTACAAGGCCGTACGAGCCGGTCACTCCGCGGTCGAGATCCCGATCCGCTTCGAGGAGCGGACCGAGGGCGTCTCGAAGATGACCCTGCGCACGCAGCTGGAGTCGGCCATGGTGCCGGTGAAGCTGCGGCTCAAGCACAAGTAG
- the rplM gene encoding 50S ribosomal protein L13: MRTFSPKPGDITRQWYVIDAQDVVLGRLATTAANILRGKHKPIYAPHVDAGDFVIIINADKVHLSGNKKTQKLAYRHSGYPGGLRSVRYDELLAKNPEKAVEKAIKGMIPKNTLGRQVLSKLKVYSGDQHPHAAQQPVPFEITQVAQ, encoded by the coding sequence GTGCGTACGTTCAGCCCCAAGCCCGGCGACATCACTCGCCAGTGGTACGTCATCGACGCCCAGGATGTCGTCCTGGGTCGTCTGGCGACCACTGCCGCGAACATTCTGCGGGGCAAGCACAAGCCGATTTACGCGCCTCACGTCGATGCTGGTGACTTCGTCATCATCATCAACGCCGACAAGGTGCACCTCTCCGGCAACAAGAAGACCCAGAAGCTGGCGTACCGCCACTCCGGTTACCCGGGTGGTCTGCGCTCCGTCCGCTACGACGAGCTGCTGGCGAAGAACCCCGAGAAGGCCGTCGAGAAGGCCATCAAGGGCATGATCCCCAAGAACACCCTGGGCCGTCAGGTGCTCTCGAAGCTGAAGGTCTACTCGGGCGACCAGCACCCGCACGCTGCCCAGCAGCCGGTGCCGTTCGAGATCACCCAGGTCGCGCAGTAG
- the rpsI gene encoding 30S ribosomal protein S9, with translation MAETTVEQPVEETETELVDTESYTTESEVPVEGEYTSESLAGRFGDPQPAAGLGRRKNAIARVRIVPGSGKWKINGRTLEDYFPNKVHQQEVNEPFKVLELDDRYDVVARISGGGVSGQAGALRLGVARALNEADVDNNRGALKKAGFLKRDDRAVERKKAGLKKARKAPQYSKR, from the coding sequence GTGGCCGAGACCACCGTTGAGCAGCCGGTCGAAGAGACTGAGACCGAGCTTGTCGACACCGAGAGCTACACCACCGAGTCCGAGGTGCCCGTCGAGGGCGAGTACACCTCGGAGTCCCTCGCCGGCCGCTTCGGTGACCCGCAGCCGGCCGCCGGCCTGGGCCGTCGCAAGAACGCCATCGCCCGCGTCCGGATCGTCCCGGGCTCCGGCAAGTGGAAGATCAACGGTCGCACCCTTGAGGACTACTTCCCCAACAAGGTGCACCAGCAGGAAGTCAACGAGCCCTTCAAGGTGCTCGAGCTCGACGACCGCTACGACGTCGTCGCCCGCATCTCGGGTGGCGGTGTCTCCGGTCAGGCCGGCGCGCTGCGTCTCGGTGTGGCCCGCGCCCTGAACGAGGCGGACGTGGACAACAACCGCGGCGCCCTGAAGAAGGCCGGCTTCCTCAAGCGCGACGACCGTGCGGTCGAGCGCAAGAAGGCCGGTCTCAAGAAGGCCCGTAAGGCCCCGCAGTACAGCAAGCGCTAA
- the glmM gene encoding phosphoglucosamine mutase — protein MGRLFGTDGVRGVANADLTAELTLGLSVAAAHVLAEAGTFEGHRPTAVVGRDPRASGEFLEAAVVAGLASAGVDVLRVGVLPTPAVAFLTGALGADLGVMLSASHNAMPDNGVKFFARGGHKLPDELEDRIEALYEEHRTGAPWDRPTGSGVGRVRSYEEGFERYVSHLLTAVPNRLDGLKVVLDEAHGAAARVSPEAFTRAGAEIVTIGAEPDGLNINDGCGSTHLGLLKAAVLEHGADLGIAHDGDADRCLAVDHTGAEVDGDQILAVLALAMRERSELRSDTVVATVMSNLGFKLAMEREGLSLVQTGVGDRYVLEEMKEHDYALGGEQSGHVIILDHATTGDGTLTGLLLAARIAETGRTLQDLASVMERLPQVLINVPDVDRSRVGTSAELASAVTEAERELGATGRVLLRPSGTEPLVRVMVEAADIDQARSVAGRLADAVKSALG, from the coding sequence GTGGGACGACTCTTCGGGACGGACGGCGTACGCGGTGTCGCCAACGCGGATCTGACGGCCGAGCTCACGCTCGGTCTCTCCGTGGCGGCGGCGCACGTACTGGCCGAGGCGGGAACGTTCGAGGGCCACCGGCCGACGGCGGTGGTCGGACGGGATCCGCGTGCGTCCGGGGAGTTCCTGGAGGCCGCCGTGGTCGCGGGTCTCGCCAGCGCCGGCGTGGACGTGCTGCGCGTCGGCGTCCTGCCGACCCCCGCGGTGGCGTTCCTCACCGGCGCTCTCGGTGCCGACCTCGGCGTGATGCTCTCCGCGAGCCACAACGCCATGCCGGACAACGGCGTCAAGTTCTTCGCCCGCGGCGGCCACAAGCTCCCCGACGAGCTGGAGGACCGGATCGAGGCCCTCTACGAGGAGCACCGCACCGGCGCTCCCTGGGACCGGCCGACGGGCTCCGGTGTCGGCCGCGTCCGGTCGTACGAGGAGGGCTTCGAGCGCTACGTCTCCCATCTCCTCACGGCCGTTCCGAACCGTCTGGACGGTCTGAAGGTCGTCCTCGACGAGGCGCACGGCGCGGCCGCGCGGGTCTCGCCGGAGGCCTTCACGCGTGCGGGCGCCGAGATCGTCACGATCGGCGCCGAGCCGGACGGGCTGAACATCAACGACGGCTGCGGCTCGACCCACCTCGGCCTGCTGAAGGCGGCCGTCCTCGAGCACGGCGCCGACCTCGGCATCGCGCACGACGGTGACGCCGACCGGTGCCTCGCCGTGGACCACACCGGTGCGGAGGTCGACGGGGACCAGATCCTGGCCGTACTCGCCCTCGCGATGCGGGAGCGCTCCGAGCTGCGGTCCGACACCGTTGTCGCCACGGTCATGTCGAACCTCGGGTTCAAACTGGCCATGGAGCGCGAGGGGCTGTCCCTGGTGCAGACCGGCGTCGGGGACCGGTACGTGCTGGAGGAGATGAAGGAGCACGACTACGCGCTCGGCGGCGAGCAGTCGGGACACGTCATCATCCTCGACCACGCCACGACGGGGGACGGGACGCTGACCGGGCTGCTGCTCGCGGCACGGATCGCCGAGACCGGCCGTACGCTCCAGGACCTCGCGTCCGTCATGGAGCGGTTGCCGCAGGTCCTCATCAACGTGCCGGACGTCGACCGGTCCAGGGTGGGCACGTCGGCCGAGCTGGCCTCCGCGGTCACCGAGGCCGAGCGCGAACTCGGCGCCACCGGCCGGGTGTTGCTCCGGCCGTCGGGCACCGAGCCGCTGGTGCGGGTCATGGTGGAAGCGGCTGACATCGACCAGGCCCGGTCCGTCGCGGGGCGGCTCGCCGACGCGGTGAAGTCCGCGCTGGGGTGA